One genomic segment of Paraburkholderia caffeinilytica includes these proteins:
- the tnpC gene encoding Tn3 family transposase post-transcriptional regulator TnpC: protein MTARPAITTTCFGDVDTAALERLESSYDTTRLLTAVDIVDRLRAQLHDPEGLRDDLLGIHSMAHAVLNGAPSVPSRHDGSFPEQVLDALHLIDEFIVELTRVRTILDPLEALYPDDAFGED from the coding sequence ATGACTGCACGCCCGGCCATCACTACGACCTGTTTCGGCGATGTCGACACCGCCGCGCTTGAGCGGCTCGAATCGAGCTACGACACAACCCGCTTGCTGACCGCCGTCGATATCGTCGATCGCCTCCGCGCGCAGTTGCACGATCCCGAAGGGCTGCGCGATGATCTGCTGGGAATTCACAGCATGGCGCACGCGGTCTTGAACGGCGCACCGTCTGTGCCATCGCGACACGATGGCTCCTTTCCGGAGCAGGTGCTGGATGCACTGCACCTGATTGACGAATTTATCGTAGAACTGACGCGGGTGAGAACGATTCTTGATCCGCTCGAAGCGTTGTACCCGGACGATGCGTTCGGCGAAGATTGA